A region of bacterium DNA encodes the following proteins:
- a CDS encoding zinc metallopeptidase: MFPFMFDWTMILILPALGLALWAQSKVKGTYRKFSEVRSRLGMTGQQVARRILDQNGLHDVPVEPVAGELTDHYHPGERKIRLSEGIYGSTSLAALAVAAHEVGHAIQHKTGYQAMTWRASLVPVANIGSMAAIPLFFIGMLVPAFTWLMDLGIIFFAGAVLFHLVTLPVEFDASRRAVAILGNGSFLAPDEVQGAKRVLDAAAWTYVAAATMALLQMVRLIILRNSRE, encoded by the coding sequence ATGTTCCCGTTCATGTTTGATTGGACGATGATTCTGATTCTTCCTGCCTTAGGGTTGGCCCTTTGGGCGCAGTCCAAGGTGAAGGGAACCTACCGCAAGTTCAGCGAAGTTCGGTCGCGCTTGGGCATGACTGGTCAGCAGGTCGCCCGCCGCATTCTCGATCAGAATGGTTTGCACGACGTGCCCGTCGAACCTGTTGCAGGTGAGCTGACGGATCACTATCACCCCGGTGAGCGCAAGATTCGCCTTTCGGAAGGCATCTACGGCTCTACCAGTTTGGCTGCTCTTGCGGTGGCCGCCCACGAAGTCGGACACGCGATTCAGCACAAGACCGGCTACCAGGCAATGACGTGGCGCGCCTCGCTGGTGCCTGTGGCCAACATTGGCAGCATGGCAGCCATACCGCTCTTCTTCATCGGGATGCTCGTGCCTGCGTTTACGTGGCTGATGGATTTGGGAATCATCTTCTTTGCCGGAGCAGTGCTCTTCCATTTGGTCACATTGCCAGTCGAGTTTGACGCGTCGCGCCGTGCCGTCGCCATTCTTGGTAACGGCAGCTTCTTGGCGCCCGATGAAGTTCAAGGGGCCAAGCGCGTGCTCGATGCTGCGGCTTGGACCTATGTCGCCGCCGCGACGATGGCTCTGCTGCAGATGGTTCGTCTGATTATCCTGCGCAACAGCCGTGAATAA
- the fmt gene encoding methionyl-tRNA formyltransferase — protein sequence MRVVFCGNPEFALPTLEALLVSRHDVVAVVTSPDQPQGRGRRLAPMPVKSFAEQRALRVLSPAKLKDKDFLESLRELRPDALVVVAFRILPREMFSLPRWGALNVHPSLLPKFRGPAPIQWTLLRGETETGVTIIRLTEEIDGGGMLAQQRTPVQPYENFGALHDRLSIMGAGMLVEVLDKLDAGEAVEPLPQDDSLATPARKLKSEDFQLDFRQPARDIINKIRALSPSPGAVAQYGYYSVKVLDAEADGEVSPMQPGQVKHNQVAIWVGTADAPLQFKTVKPPGKREMSVADYLRGRPQLPDCFY from the coding sequence TTGCGCGTCGTCTTCTGCGGCAATCCGGAGTTCGCGCTGCCGACGCTCGAAGCATTGCTCGTGAGCCGGCATGACGTGGTGGCGGTAGTCACCAGCCCGGATCAGCCGCAGGGGCGTGGGCGCAGACTCGCACCGATGCCGGTCAAGAGCTTCGCCGAACAGCGCGCACTGCGCGTTCTATCACCGGCGAAACTGAAAGACAAGGACTTTCTCGAATCGCTGCGTGAGTTACGGCCCGATGCGCTCGTCGTTGTCGCGTTCCGCATTCTTCCGCGCGAGATGTTCTCGCTGCCACGCTGGGGAGCGCTGAATGTTCACCCAAGTCTTCTCCCGAAGTTTCGAGGTCCTGCTCCAATTCAGTGGACGCTCCTCAGGGGAGAAACAGAAACCGGCGTCACCATCATCCGCCTTACCGAAGAGATTGACGGCGGTGGAATGCTTGCGCAGCAGCGAACGCCCGTCCAGCCGTATGAGAACTTCGGTGCTCTGCATGATCGACTCTCAATCATGGGCGCAGGCATGCTGGTGGAGGTGTTAGATAAACTGGACGCGGGTGAGGCGGTTGAACCGCTTCCTCAGGATGACTCTCTTGCCACTCCGGCAAGAAAACTCAAGTCTGAGGATTTCCAGTTAGATTTCCGCCAGCCTGCACGAGATATTATCAACAAGATTCGCGCGCTAAGCCCAAGTCCTGGAGCCGTGGCACAATACGGGTATTATTCTGTAAAGGTGCTTGATGCGGAGGCCGACGGGGAAGTATCCCCCATGCAGCCCGGCCAAGTTAAGCACAATCAAGTAGCTATCTGGGTGGGAACAGCGGACGCACCGCTTCAGTTTAAGACTGTGAAACCGCCCGGCAAGCGTGAAATGAGCGTCGCCGACTATTTGCGCGGACGCCCGCAGTTGCCGGACTGCTTCTACTAA